A single Bacillus sp. OxB-1 DNA region contains:
- the trpA gene encoding tryptophan synthase subunit alpha, producing MKKTDLTQAIIGCTERGEKAFVPYIMAGDGGLTSLKKNILFLQEAGVTAIEVGIPFSDPVADGEVIQAAGERALAHGVNLRAVMKELASFQDEVTVPLVIMTYLNPVLSYGLEEFAKDCEPTGISGLIIPDMPLEESGLVREALEGTGVGLIQLVSLTSPQERIRDITAAGEGFIYAVTVNGITGVRNEFRDDLGTHLQRLKEVSPVPVLAGFGISSPEQVRSIGALADGVIVGSAIVDAFHRGDLQAIETLVKAAKEEVHS from the coding sequence ATGAAGAAAACTGATTTGACCCAGGCGATTATAGGCTGCACAGAGCGAGGAGAAAAAGCATTCGTTCCGTATATTATGGCGGGTGATGGTGGACTTACGTCGTTGAAAAAGAATATTTTATTTTTACAAGAGGCGGGTGTGACGGCCATCGAGGTCGGGATTCCATTCTCCGATCCTGTGGCGGACGGTGAAGTCATCCAGGCCGCAGGAGAACGTGCCCTGGCACACGGCGTCAACTTGCGTGCCGTGATGAAGGAGCTTGCTTCCTTCCAAGATGAAGTGACAGTGCCGCTTGTCATCATGACGTATCTGAATCCAGTGTTGAGCTATGGATTGGAAGAGTTTGCAAAGGATTGCGAGCCGACCGGTATTAGCGGATTAATCATACCGGACATGCCGTTGGAGGAGAGCGGCCTTGTGCGGGAAGCGCTCGAAGGAACGGGTGTCGGGCTGATTCAACTTGTCTCGTTGACGAGTCCACAGGAGCGAATCCGGGACATCACAGCTGCGGGGGAAGGGTTCATTTACGCCGTGACGGTCAATGGGATCACAGGGGTCCGGAACGAATTCCGCGACGACCTCGGCACCCATTTGCAGCGATTAAAAGAAGTGAGTCCCGTGCCGGTATTGGCGGGATTCGGCATTTCCTCGCCGGAGCAAGTACGCTCTATCGGCGCGTTGGCAGACGGAGTCATTGTCGGCAGTGCCATCGTGGATGCGTTTCATCGGGGGGATTTGCAGGCGATTGAGACGCTGGTGAAGGCGGCGAAGGAAGAAGTGCATAGTTGA